The genomic interval GCGATCCGCGAAGGCGATTGGAAGCTGCTCGCCGAAGCGGGCGGGGACCGCGCCCAGCTCTTCGATCTGGCACGCGATCCGGGTGAGGCGAACGATGTCGCCGCGAGCGAACCCGCGATCCGCGACCGTCTGCTCGGCAAGCTCAAGGCGTGGATGGCGACGCTGCGCCGATAAGAAAACGGCCCCGTCGCATGGAGCGAGGGGCCGATTGAGAGGAGCGCGCGGCGGCGGGTCGCTGCCGCCGCGCGTCCGCTTTAGAATTTGACGCGCACGCCCACCGAATAGGTCGTTTCGTCATACGACATCTCGTTGTTGATATTCGTATATCCGGGATAGTCGTAATAGGTCGACGTGTTGTTCCCGAGGATGTTGGTGCCGCCGATGTCGACGCGGATAGCATCGGTGATGTCATAGCCGATGTTGAAATCGAGCCGTCCCGCGCCGCGGGCATAGGTGACGAGCGCCGGTACTTCGAGCGAAGCGATCGTTTCTTCGGTCATGGGCCGCAGCGTCGGTTGGCCGGTGGCGTCGAGCGACAGATATTTGGAGCGGTATGTGTAGACCAGGCGTGCGTTGATCCCGCTCTTCTCGTACAGCAGGCCGACGGTGTAGTTGTATTTCGACACGCCCTGAAGCGGATAACCGGCCAGCGGATCGTCGCCCCCGACCTTGGAATCGGCGAGCGTGAAGGCGCCCTGCACCCCGAGCCCCGACAATGCGCCCGGCAGGAAGTCGAAGAAATATTGGGTGCTGAGTTCGATGCCCTTTAGCGTCGCCTGGCCGACGTTGCGCGGGCGTGCCACCGAATAATCGACGCCGTCGATCATCTCGACCGCGCCGCTGGTGATGACGCGATCGGTGATGTCGCGGTAATAGCCCGCGATCGCGATATAGCCGCTGGGAAAATAATATTCGAAGGTCGCGTCGAGGCTCTCGGACTTCTGTGCCTTGAGGTCGGGATTGCCGGCATTGCCCGTGCTCTGAACCAGGGGGTTGTTGGACTGGTTGAGCGTGATCGCCGGGTTGAGCGCTTCGAAGTTCGGGCGGCGCAGCGACTTGGCATAGCCGAAGCGGATCTGGATGTTGTCGCCGATCCGGAAGCGCGCAGTCGCATTGGGCAGCCAGTCATGATCGACCGAGTCGGCGGTCAGCCGGTCATATTCGCCGCCCTCCGCCTCGACGAATGTGCCGATCGTGCGGCTCGTGCGGATATAGCGCACCCCGACGACCCCGTCCAAGGTGATGCTGTTCGACAGGTCGGTTTCATATTTGCCCTGCACATAGGCAGCGAGCGTATCCTCCTTCGCGTCGAATGCGCGTCCTGGATCATAGTCGGGCCGTCCCGCGGGCAATCCGAAATAGGCGCGGGCGGCGTCGAGCCCGTCTTCGGACAGGAGAAAGTCGGGGTTGGGAATATAGAAGCGCGAACCATTGTTGAGGTCGGGCGCGCGCGATCCGAGCACGAGGAAATCGTCGGGCAGTCCGGTGTCCGACACCAGCACCGCCCTGGCTTCGGAATCGGTGCCGATATTGCCGCCGGGGATGGCCTTGTTGAGGTTGACCGCCTGCTCCTCGGCGGAGCGGTGCGCGTAGCGGACGCCGACGGCGATGTTCGACAGGAAACCGTCGAGATCATAATCGACGTCGCCTTTCGCCTGGAACAATTTGCCGCGGTTCTCGGTGAAATTCTGGATCAGTGCGTTGCGAATATAAAGATTGTCGCGGCTGAGCAGGGCATCGCCGGGCACCGTATATTCGGCATGGCCGTCGTTATCCATGATCACGGTCAGGCTGGGCAGCCGCTGGCCGATGT from uncultured Sphingopyxis sp. carries:
- a CDS encoding TonB-dependent receptor; the encoded protein is MKKQTGFSAAVSLLALVAGAPAWGQSTNANDAASTDAVADAAQEPEDAIVVTGIRRSLERAADIKRESVQVVDAIVAQDIGKLPDPTTAAALQRVPGVQVSVNRNNELGDVRVRGLPDVLTTVNGREVFSTIGRNFDLQDMPAEALSRVNVFKSQTAELTEGGLAGVIDLQLNRPFNFRDPTVVLGGRANYGDRVDKINPQFSLLATDRWDTGIGEIGALINGTYSKSDYYRASTVLFQRRSTNTAPFNTPGYVIPGILQNFPQQGFIERHQLNGALQWQALPSLEVYAEGFYTYFRDRGSRNGANIQPFTNGTTITDVTPGTSCINTYVRSNGNNPVIQTDAEGEKSWTLTEAQRNNPVELCQPESMTFDNLVSNQTTQARDLNQRNKQFAGGLKYEEGRLNAVLDVAYQTSKYELQNITSDIGQRLPSLTVIMDNDGHAEYTVPGDALLSRDNLYIRNALIQNFTENRGKLFQAKGDVDYDLDGFLSNIAVGVRYAHRSAEEQAVNLNKAIPGGNIGTDSEARAVLVSDTGLPDDFLVLGSRAPDLNNGSRFYIPNPDFLLSEDGLDAARAYFGLPAGRPDYDPGRAFDAKEDTLAAYVQGKYETDLSNSITLDGVVGVRYIRTSRTIGTFVEAEGGEYDRLTADSVDHDWLPNATARFRIGDNIQIRFGYAKSLRRPNFEALNPAITLNQSNNPLVQSTGNAGNPDLKAQKSESLDATFEYYFPSGYIAIAGYYRDITDRVITSGAVEMIDGVDYSVARPRNVGQATLKGIELSTQYFFDFLPGALSGLGVQGAFTLADSKVGGDDPLAGYPLQGVSKYNYTVGLLYEKSGINARLVYTYRSKYLSLDATGQPTLRPMTEETIASLEVPALVTYARGAGRLDFNIGYDITDAIRVDIGGTNILGNNTSTYYDYPGYTNINNEMSYDETTYSVGVRVKF